A genomic stretch from Thalassophryne amazonica chromosome 18, fThaAma1.1, whole genome shotgun sequence includes:
- the LOC117530302 gene encoding uncharacterized protein LOC117530302 isoform X1 codes for MCQQGVNGPSVVMQLPHYDSVKGICSESQHTAFLGVTRHFVGTWLDSANRAEAYYIGDQVKKLDERLQDIAPPSEITRCPRSLKTRKYWKASEWRALLFYSLVVFQGILPAVYMKHWFLFVFGIYYLMSESVSERKVRESNACLRMFVLMTERLYGIRHCTFNVHSLIHFAQSVINIGPLWATSTFVFEGYNRTLIRCFHSTQKVGFQICETFSLMKVMTELAVSCMEENTDVSVLYTSLASRHTKSKCTNVLSNNLHALGKGEQVILPPSKLLAASRLTGNQVHTSAIVYEIYFSPPAVCQQ; via the coding sequence ATGTGTCAGCAAGGTGTGAACGGGCCTTCAGTTGTCATGCAGTTACCACATTATGACTCTGTGAAAGGCATTTGTTCTGAATCACAACACACAGCTTTCTTAGGAGTTACTAGACATTTTGTGGGGACTTGGCTGGATTCAGCAAACAGAGCAGAGGCATATTACATTGGGGACCAAGTAAAGAAATTAGATGAGAGACTGCAGGATATAGCACCTCCAAGTGAAATAACCAGATGCCCCAGGTCTCTCAAAACGCGGAAGTATTGGAAGGCATCTGAATGGCGAGCTCTCCTGTTCTATTCTTTGGTGGTATTTCAGGGAATTTTACCTGCTGTGTATATGAAACACTGGTTCCTATTTGTATTTGGTATTTATTACCTCATGAGTGAGAGTGTTTCTGAAAGAAAGGTTCGTGAGAGCAATGCTTGCCTCAGGATGTTTGTTCTGATGACTGAGCGTTTATATGGAATAAGACATTGCACTTTCAATGTCCACTCATTGATTCATTTTGCCCAGTCAGTTATCAACATTGGCCCTTTATGGGCAACTTCCACCTTTGTTTTTGAGGGATACAACAGGACTTTGATTAGGTGTTTCCACAGTACCCAGAAAGTTGGTTTTCAGATTTGTGAGACATTCTCTCTCATGAAGGTGATGACAGAGTTAGCAGTTAGTTGCATGGAGGAGAACACTGATGTGTCTGTCCTGTATACCTCATTGGCCAGCAGACACACTAAATCAAAATGTACAAACGTACTTTCAAATAATTTGCATGCTCTTGGCAAAGGAGAGCAAGTTATTCTGCCTCCATCAAAGTTACTGGCTGCAAGCAGACTGACAGGGAACCAAGTGCACACTTCCGCCATTGTATATGAGATTTATTTTTCACCACCAGCTGTATGCCAGCAGTGA